A portion of the Thermosediminibacter oceani DSM 16646 genome contains these proteins:
- a CDS encoding polyribonucleotide nucleotidyltransferase, whose amino-acid sequence MEVFKTEIAGRPFIIETGKLAQQANGAVLARYGDTVVLVTATASKEPREGVDFLPLTVDYEERLYAVGKIPGGFIKREGKPSEKAILSARVIDRPLRPLFPKGFRNDIQIIATILSVDQGNTPDVVAINGASIALCISDIPFEGPVGAVSVGLVDGNFIINPTVEQYEKSRLRLVVAGTKDAILMVEAGADEVTEEEMINAILFGHEEIKKIVKFQEEIIAKVGKPKMEVPVMEIDPELEKAVREYARDEILKAIRIYDKQEREAYLQKINEDTLLHFQDIYPEKEKEIAEVLYSILKEEVRNMITYEGIRPDGRKSTEIRPISCEVGILPRTHGSGLFTRGQTQVLTVATLGALGDVQILDGLELEESKRFMHHYNFPPYSTGETRMLRGPGRREIGHGALAERALEPMIPPEETFPYTIRLVSEVLSSNGSTSMASVCGSTLALMDAGVPIKAPVAGIAMGLIKQDDKVTILSDIQGIEDFLGDMDFKVAGTSKGITAIQMDIKIKGIDAEILKKALEQAREGRLYILEKMLATISSPRPELSPYAPRIFTTVIDPDKIREVIGPGGKMINKIIAETGVKIDIEDDGRIYIAAPNEAAGEKALDMIKNITQDVEVGKVYLGKVLRITNFGAFVEILPGKEGLVHISKLAKGRVKKVEDVVKIGDEILVKVTDIDKQGRINLSHKDVFQEHSPKNKNKAEA is encoded by the coding sequence TTGGAGGTATTCAAGACTGAGATAGCAGGTAGGCCATTTATTATAGAAACCGGAAAACTGGCCCAGCAGGCCAACGGGGCGGTACTCGCAAGATACGGAGATACGGTAGTGCTGGTTACGGCCACAGCATCTAAAGAGCCCCGCGAAGGTGTGGATTTTCTGCCGTTGACCGTAGATTATGAGGAAAGGCTTTACGCAGTGGGCAAGATTCCCGGAGGTTTTATAAAGCGGGAAGGAAAGCCCAGCGAAAAGGCCATTTTGTCAGCAAGGGTTATCGACAGGCCACTTCGTCCCCTCTTTCCGAAAGGTTTCAGAAACGATATTCAGATTATAGCCACCATCCTGTCAGTAGATCAGGGTAACACTCCCGATGTGGTAGCGATAAACGGAGCTTCCATAGCACTGTGCATATCAGACATTCCCTTTGAGGGCCCGGTTGGAGCCGTTTCAGTAGGCTTGGTTGACGGAAACTTCATAATCAACCCCACCGTTGAACAATATGAAAAAAGTCGCCTCAGGCTGGTAGTTGCCGGAACTAAAGATGCAATTTTGATGGTCGAAGCTGGAGCCGACGAAGTAACCGAGGAAGAGATGATAAATGCAATACTCTTTGGTCACGAAGAGATTAAAAAAATCGTGAAATTTCAGGAAGAGATTATAGCGAAAGTGGGCAAGCCCAAGATGGAAGTGCCCGTTATGGAAATAGACCCGGAGCTGGAAAAAGCTGTACGGGAGTATGCCAGAGACGAAATCCTAAAAGCCATAAGAATATATGATAAACAGGAAAGAGAAGCGTACCTGCAAAAGATTAACGAAGATACCCTGCTACATTTCCAGGATATCTATCCAGAAAAAGAAAAAGAGATAGCAGAAGTGTTATACAGCATTTTGAAAGAAGAAGTAAGGAACATGATAACTTACGAAGGAATAAGGCCGGACGGCAGGAAAAGTACTGAAATAAGGCCCATTTCCTGCGAGGTTGGAATTTTGCCTAGGACCCATGGATCGGGACTCTTCACCCGCGGCCAAACACAGGTCCTAACGGTAGCGACGCTCGGAGCACTGGGCGATGTCCAGATACTTGACGGACTTGAGCTCGAAGAAAGCAAGAGGTTCATGCATCATTACAATTTTCCACCTTACAGTACCGGTGAAACAAGGATGCTCAGAGGGCCCGGAAGAAGAGAAATCGGCCACGGTGCTCTGGCCGAGAGAGCCCTTGAACCCATGATACCCCCAGAAGAGACCTTCCCATATACAATAAGACTTGTTTCCGAAGTACTCAGTTCCAACGGCTCAACGTCCATGGCTAGCGTATGCGGATCAACCTTGGCATTAATGGATGCGGGTGTTCCGATAAAGGCACCGGTGGCAGGTATTGCTATGGGGCTTATAAAACAAGATGACAAGGTGACCATACTGTCCGATATCCAAGGTATAGAAGATTTCCTGGGTGACATGGATTTCAAAGTAGCGGGAACATCAAAGGGTATAACAGCCATACAGATGGACATAAAAATTAAAGGTATTGATGCAGAAATTCTTAAGAAAGCCCTTGAACAGGCAAGGGAAGGACGACTATACATCCTTGAAAAGATGCTGGCTACCATTTCGAGTCCAAGGCCCGAGCTTTCACCATATGCTCCCAGAATATTCACGACGGTGATCGACCCTGACAAAATCAGGGAGGTTATAGGCCCTGGCGGCAAGATGATCAACAAGATTATAGCGGAGACCGGAGTAAAAATTGACATTGAAGACGACGGTAGAATTTATATAGCTGCACCCAACGAAGCTGCCGGTGAAAAGGCGCTGGATATGATTAAGAATATTACCCAGGATGTGGAAGTAGGTAAAGTCTACCTTGGCAAGGTCTTGAGAATAACCAATTTCGGTGCATTTGTAGAAATACTGCCCGGAAAAG
- the rpsO gene encoding 30S ribosomal protein S15 → MALDKETKQNIIDKFKVHENDTGSPEVQIAILTERINQLTQHLKIHKKDHHSRRGLLKMVGKRRALLNYLKRKDMERYKNILEKLELRK, encoded by the coding sequence GTGGCACTAGACAAGGAAACTAAACAGAACATAATTGACAAATTTAAGGTTCACGAAAATGATACGGGATCTCCGGAAGTGCAGATAGCTATTCTGACCGAGAGGATCAACCAGCTGACCCAACACCTTAAAATACACAAAAAAGACCATCACTCTCGTCGGGGACTCCTGAAAATGGTCGGAAAAAGAAGGGCTTTATTAAATTATCTAAAGCGGAAAGATATGGAGCGCTATAAAAATATCCTTGAAAAACTCGAACTTAGAAAATAA
- a CDS encoding bifunctional riboflavin kinase/FAD synthetase, protein MKVYKDLDTLSVKTPAACGLGNFDGVHLGHQKLISELVTIADEKGLESFVVTFEPHPSKILFPEKSSPLITSLGQKQKVIEAHGVKNLVVIPFTRTFSEMSYEEFIDCVLIEKLKAKLVVVGYNFRFGSGGRGTVEELIIMGKKKGFDTLIIPPVTLEEKVVSSTLIRSMIERGDMVEARALLGRPFSIEGKVVTGEAIGRKLGFPTANVSFSPEIVVPAYGVYAVLVSLRGKFYKGIANVGEKPTFKRKVANNQPTLEVHIFDFNEQIYGEEVEVYFIERIRDERLFPDAKSLAQQVKQDFLRARSILDKVREPKQSIPYMSRL, encoded by the coding sequence AAACCCCAGCTGCATGCGGGCTGGGAAATTTTGACGGAGTCCACCTGGGACACCAGAAACTAATAAGCGAGCTGGTAACGATTGCTGATGAAAAGGGGCTCGAGTCGTTTGTTGTGACTTTCGAACCCCATCCCTCAAAAATTCTATTCCCTGAGAAATCTTCTCCGCTCATAACCTCATTGGGACAGAAACAGAAAGTTATAGAGGCTCACGGAGTAAAAAACCTCGTGGTAATACCGTTTACCAGGACGTTTTCTGAAATGTCCTACGAGGAATTCATAGACTGTGTCTTAATCGAAAAATTGAAAGCAAAGCTGGTTGTTGTCGGTTATAACTTCCGCTTCGGCAGCGGTGGTCGGGGGACTGTGGAAGAGTTAATAATAATGGGAAAGAAAAAGGGATTTGACACTTTAATAATTCCCCCTGTGACTCTTGAGGAAAAGGTAGTTAGCAGTACTCTAATAAGGTCAATGATCGAACGGGGCGATATGGTAGAAGCAAGGGCTTTACTCGGGCGGCCTTTCAGTATAGAAGGCAAAGTGGTAACGGGTGAAGCCATCGGCAGAAAGCTGGGTTTTCCGACCGCAAACGTTTCGTTTTCGCCTGAAATAGTCGTACCAGCATATGGTGTTTACGCTGTTCTAGTTTCACTACGGGGAAAATTTTACAAAGGTATAGCCAATGTGGGAGAAAAACCTACGTTTAAAAGAAAAGTCGCCAATAACCAACCTACTCTGGAGGTCCATATTTTTGATTTTAATGAACAGATCTATGGTGAAGAAGTGGAGGTATATTTTATCGAAAGGATAAGGGATGAAAGGCTTTTTCCGGATGCAAAAAGCCTTGCACAACAGGTGAAGCAGGACTTTTTGAGGGCAAGATCCATTTTGGATAAAGTGCGAGAACCAAAACAATCGATACCCTACATGTCGCGCTTGTAA